Proteins found in one Pagrus major chromosome 20, Pma_NU_1.0 genomic segment:
- the LOC141015816 gene encoding uncharacterized protein, protein MQLTAQSFSLQTSSRLLKINLLLSDSNMALGLFGRLSWICVLFSSAACFPATKGDYRYPYTATWGSAGGPAPGGPAPGSNLQSEGSRPPLVSLQREAAPQQASYPAANQSPSSAAAGSWQSFEPSRYVVTSGSRSPEASSLSAGYVSPPVGTGKKTPSFSVQPRPVAGTSGESDLGSVYEAPRSGFAYPAGNTAAAYDSGPSSGYNVAPVSYANAGPPGLPWVEQPAGGADASFYDPSDWMPSRPFPDLSVWASGDQSPQSASETSPVPPSSYIVQSRNGYQRAREVLSHTQYSPEYPEPPVSPFRAVKAPSKSPRVTGPKGGHGVPHG, encoded by the exons ATGCAGCTCACAGCACAGAGCTTCAGTCTACAAACCTCCAGCAGGCTGCTGAAGATCAACCTGCTGCTCTCTGACTCCAACATGGCGCTCGGGCTCTTTGGAAG GCTTTCTTGGATCTGTGTGCTGTTCAGCAGCGCCGCTTGTTTTCCTGCAACTAAAGGAG ACTACAGATATCCCTACACCGCTACATGGGGCTCTGCTGGTGGACCTGCTCCTGGTGGACCTGCTCCTGGATCAAACCTTCAGTCTGAAGGCTCGCGTCCTCCTCTGGTGTCCCTGCAGCGTGAAGCAGCCCCCCAACAGGCCAGCTATCCCGCTGCAAACCAGTCCCCCTCCAGTGCGGCTGCAGGCTCGTGGCAGAGTTTTGAGCCCAGCAGGTACGTGGTGACTTCAGGTTCCAGGTCTCCTGAAGCGTCTTCCCTGAGCGCCGGGTACGTCAGCCCTCCTGTGGGCACTGGGAAGAAGACTCCGAGCTTCTCCGTGCAGCCTCGGCCTGTTGCTGGAACCAGCGGAGAGTCGGACCTGGGCTCCGTCTACGAGGCTCCTCGTTCTGGCTTCGCGTACCCTGCTGGGAACACGGCCGCAGCCTACGACTCTGGTCCCAGCTCTGGGTACAATGTAGCGCCTGTCTCTTACGCCAACGCTGGTCCTCCAGGCCTTCCTTGGGTCGAgcagcctgcagggggcgctGACGCCTCTTTCTACGACCCGAGCGACTGGATGCCGTCGCGTCCTTTCCCAGACCTCAGCGTCTGGGCCTCTGGCGACCAGAGTCCTCAGAGCGCGAGTGAGACGTCCCCTGTGCCGCCGTCGTCCTACATCGTCCAGTCCAGGAACGGCTACCAGCGAGCACGAGAAGTCCTGTCCCACACTCAGTACTCCCCAGAGTACCCTGAACCACCAGTCTCTCCCTTCAGGGCCGTCAAAGCACCAAGCAAGTCTCCACGGGTGACTGGACCCAAAGGAGGACACGGTGTCCCACATG GGTGA
- the LOC141015603 gene encoding neoverrucotoxin subunit beta-like has product MAVAALGRPFTLGMLYDGRKDELIPGSTLWDETTLQNNTVRSSQRGSEFDITASDSIETKSSLMDIEGSLKASFLCGLVEVGGSAKYLNDMKKFKNQSRVTCRYKATTHFKQLSISQLGSMNTQQIDVIKKGTATHVVTGILYGANALFVFDSEMLEASSVQDIQGHMEAVIKKIPKFDVEGKVDIKLTEEEKNLTNKFSCKFYGDFILESNPASFEDAVKTYAELPKLLGVNGEKGVPLKVWLTPLKNYDPTAAELEREISVGLVGKLQDALEDLREIQMRCDDSLDDTVVENFPQIKKILNKFQKCCDRYVSNLKTNMMKKLPSIREGKEDESSVEKLLEDRNESPFSHEKLDKWLDHKEREINVIRSCVEMMEGTKIVPNQSELDREVLAAGVDDALCFVFTSLQSADPGLDDMEKYLHSLRGSTNEVPWYYSDEVLTKMRKKAKYFQDIAKSVKSSSRLCFLVAAIANEKYTGATIYHYKNGILLTEDFSKPDITDVETVTDRRDLIWYACDLTLDPDTANNKLTLSERNKKATHGAGQQSYPDLPQRFDVWTQVLCREGLTGRCYWEVEWENNFRFDVAAGVCYRGMSRKGNGQQSMLGQNKLSWCLKYWQYSGSATLYADHDNQLHDLPVPSPFSRLGVYLDWPAGTLSYYKVSSDTLSHIYTFHTKFTEPVYPGFWLWGGTSVFLCL; this is encoded by the exons ATGGCGGTGGCTGCTCTGGGTCGACCTTTCACTTTGGGAATGCTGTACGACGGTCGGAAAGATGAGCTGATTCCAG GTTCGACTTTGTGGGATGAAACAACTCTACAGAACAACACAGTCAGGAGTTCTCAACGTGGTAGTGAATTTGATATAACTGCATCTGACTCCATTGAAACCAAGTCCTCTCTGATGGATATTGAAGGTTCTCTGAAGGCCAGTTTCCTGTGTGGACTGGTTGAAGTTGGAGGATCTGCCAAGTATCTGAATGATATGAAGAAATTCAAgaatcagagcagagtgacGTGTCGGTACAAAGCTACCACACACTTCAAACAGTTATCAATATCTCAACTTGGATCCATGAACACCCAACAGATAGATGTCATCAAGAAGGGCACGGCAACACATGTAGTCACAGGAATCCTTTATGGGGCAAatgctttgtttgtgtttgacagtgaGATGTTAGAAGCCAGCAGCGTTCAGGACATCCAGGGCCACATGGAGGCTGTGATCAAGAAGATCCCCAAATTTGATGTTGAGGGTAAAGTTGACATCAAACTgactgaggaagaaaaaaacctgaCCAACAAATTCTCCTGCAAATTCTACGGAGACTTTATTCTTGAAAGCAACCCTGCATCATTTGAAGATGCAGTGAAGACCTATGCAGAACTTCCAAAGCTGCTGGGAGTGAATGGAGAGAAGGGTGTTCCTCTGAAGGTCTGGCTGACTCCTCTGAAGAATTATGACCCTACTGCAgctgagctggagagagagatcaGTGTGGGATTAGTGGGGAAGCTGCAGGATGCTCTCGAAGATTTAAGAGAAATACAAATGAGATGCGACGATTCTCTGGACGACACAGTGGTGGAGAATTTTCCACAgatcaaaaaaatattaaacaagttccaaaaatgttgtgatCGTTACGTATCTAACCTCAAGACGAACATGATGAAGAAACTTCCCTCCATCCGTGAAGGTAAAGAAGACGAGAGCTCAGTAGAGAAACTCCTTGAAGACAGAAACGAGTCaccattcagtcatgaaaaactAGACAAGTGGCTGGatcataaagagagagagatcaacGTCATCAGGTCCTGTGTGGAAATGATGGAGGGAACAAAGATCGTCCCAAATCAGTCAGAGCTGGACAGAGAGGTTCTTGCTGCAGGTGTCGATGATGCTCTCTGCTTCGTCTTCACCTCCCTGCAGAGTGCTGACCCCGGCCTGGATGACATGGAGAAATACCTGCATTCACTGAGAGGAAGTACCAATGAAGTCCCATGGTACTACTCAGATGAAGTTTtaaccaaaatgagaaaaaaagccaaatatttcCAAGATATTGCCAAATCtgtgaagagcagcagcagattgtgTTTCCTGGTAGCGGCCATCGCAAATGAGAAATACACCGGAGCAACCATCTACCACTACAAGAACGGCATTCTGCTCACTGAGGATTTCTCAAAGCCTGACATCACTGATGTGGAGACTGTCACAGACAGAAGAGATTTAATCTGGt ACGCCTGTGATCTCACTCTGGACCCAGACACAGCAAACAACAAGCTCACTCTGTCTGAGAGGAACAAGAAGGCGACACATGGAGCAGGACAACAGTCGTATCCTGACCTCCCACAGAGATTTGATGTTTGGACTCAGGTTCTGTGCAGAGAGGGGCTGACTGGGCGCTgctactgggaggtggagtgggaAAACAATTTTCGATTTGATGTTGCTGCAGGTGTTTGCTACAGAGGGATGTCAAGGAAAGGAAACGGTCAGCAGTCCATGCTCGGACAGAATAAACTGTCCTGGTGTTTAAAATACTGGCAGTATTCAGGTTCAGCAACTCTCTATGCAGATCATGACAATCAGCTACATGATTTGCCTGTTCCTTCTCCCTTCAGCCGTCTGGGAGTGTATCTGGACTggcctgctggcactctgtcttACTATAAGGTCTCATCTGACACTCTGAGTCACATCTACACCTTCCACACCAAGTTCACTGAGCCTGTTTACCCAGGCTTCTGGCTTTGGGGGGGAACCAgcgtgtttctgtgtctgtaa